A single region of the Streptomyces sp. NBC_00236 genome encodes:
- a CDS encoding SAV_2336 N-terminal domain-related protein, translating into MSDSLARLLRALSRVPLPDGADASTLADAVWLAASGVVGENTEPSTASVADETAPDPAPGEAVAADGDTPQDVRTAGAPSTGRTELSLRRSGSDTTVRGVPLSLARADPLPDALAVGRAIQPFRRPWRRGGRNRLDIEATVEHYARGGPLVPLFRPAPEPWFEAVVVVDSSLSMSVWEETSHAVIRLLNTLGGFRAVHTWRLEWQGTEPRVLDHHGREVLGTRVPHHGSGTQGRRLVLVLSDCAARGWHTPAPWLLLREWGRQVPVALLDPLPPRLWRRSALNLPAVRVAGGRAGGHNGSLRFTVPPRLRPREDEEQSSGPWSALPVVSCTPHSLGAWANTLMRADPAGCGAVLVPATGRLPRGRTGPAPARPSDPALLAEAFVRTAPAPAVRLVVLCSVVRQLPLPLLHVLRDQAVPEAAYADLAEVLTSGLFAVRRVPDGDPVLALHTPARTYLRTHLTTHDAWQARAAFGRHAAAQPYAPQGIAAVLHDVWSTTELPVEESPLADSVAVPARPAGGGRAAARPVTDEDRATVPAGPADDWSAVVQNVRENVRAVLGPAADGTLQDAETVLRELLDHARAYLPVPLGLRPRQETVFDHLRELHGGPLTPADVFGTLALEYNPTGRINMEILPADDVTGRDMRWHSPGGPLYVTAALAAAPSDARAVEVALADRPAVPSAVEFVVVLDESDKPDGLAPLDRCVTVVEREGPQPGVVIVIRLQTLYGAAPPDSPAELADALRALHRRAGSPTHSELIGQAARESPPVILRSTTLYEWFTGQSVPKDTEAFDWLTRHLVGRADPEVDAGRSLFRLAALRHHAAAAEKRRGSGASGGRSRLGRPVAELVAGAERLSLAPFHVRDTDLRFRDVVRDCAAGASMMALLVGPPGSGKSRSSVEAARLLPGDWWLWEPDSVAELEAALDSPSTIRPRTVVWLDNADRYLLDRSDGGRGERVAAGLRTLLHAADRGPVLVLGSLRTEEWTDLTTVPLAAADDAHAQARTLCEENLILEVQAPQASDVIERYLSGTGAVRAVVDAALDAGRCGHGPLMSGTFLSEAARDYLGTGSVLSIPGDVPVAALAGLGLSLVSPGSGSQLYFRLSEDIVRFGRERRSRLAPPESLWNALAGHASAPDLEAIARAAHERGDLEHAERFRALADSAQAGHGGPTGQERSAPALRKLLQRTDLSPVEARAAADEALAWLRADSGTESAQYVLNGLLPRTGLSGEQTAEAVHHALNWLSVYGEIQDATFVVAPLLPLAALDEREARRVVERAVRWLDIHGEDTSAQFVLRPLLQRPELSDGQVHSVADHALNWLDLHGGDHANQFVLSAALRRNDLPPELTPRFVALGLAWLRSVGTDASAKFVLRPLLQRPDLSPEEVRAAVERTMRWLRRHGTTSDAQFVLNALLYRQDLTREETGEAGKVALDWLLAHGRDSSARYVLRPLLERTDLSRELPPWAVEVAAEWSRARFDRGESDGGVQQLLSQRAGDPGPVRSCVVLAAEIAGYSDAEAAVQADRQHALHGVLVTVLTGVSDVHCESRRAGDGEMLLFFPHETRRAGLVRDLLRTMESALHEHAVTGGLRLRVALHAAEVGSDEQGWRGRALATAARLVDSPALRAALDAGGRSPVAAVMSAELFGVAFPDGGPLASTFRPVYVTTKEDVVQAWISVAGFQEPPGIEPWTGRAQT; encoded by the coding sequence GTGTCTGACTCCCTGGCCCGCCTTCTCCGGGCGCTGAGCCGGGTGCCGCTGCCGGACGGGGCCGACGCGAGCACGCTCGCCGACGCGGTGTGGCTGGCGGCCTCCGGTGTCGTCGGAGAAAACACCGAACCGTCGACCGCCTCGGTGGCCGACGAGACAGCACCGGACCCGGCACCCGGAGAGGCGGTGGCTGCTGACGGGGACACTCCGCAGGACGTGCGGACGGCCGGTGCACCGAGCACGGGGAGGACGGAGTTGTCCCTGCGCCGGTCCGGGTCGGACACCACGGTGCGGGGTGTGCCGCTGTCCCTGGCACGTGCCGATCCGCTGCCGGACGCCCTCGCTGTCGGTCGTGCGATCCAGCCGTTCCGCCGGCCATGGCGGCGTGGCGGGCGGAACAGGCTGGATATCGAGGCCACCGTGGAGCATTACGCGCGCGGCGGTCCCCTGGTGCCGCTGTTCCGCCCTGCTCCGGAGCCCTGGTTCGAGGCAGTCGTCGTCGTGGACTCCTCCCTGAGCATGAGCGTGTGGGAGGAGACCTCACACGCGGTGATCCGGCTCCTGAACACTCTGGGAGGCTTCCGCGCCGTCCACACCTGGCGTCTGGAGTGGCAGGGCACCGAGCCTCGCGTGCTCGACCACCACGGCCGCGAGGTCCTGGGTACGCGCGTCCCCCACCACGGCAGCGGCACCCAGGGCAGGAGACTCGTCCTGGTGCTCTCCGACTGCGCGGCCCGCGGCTGGCACACCCCGGCGCCGTGGCTGCTCCTGCGCGAGTGGGGCCGGCAGGTCCCGGTGGCCCTGCTCGACCCGCTGCCCCCGCGTCTGTGGCGCCGCTCCGCCCTGAACCTTCCCGCTGTACGCGTGGCCGGTGGCCGGGCCGGCGGTCACAACGGCTCCCTCCGCTTCACGGTGCCGCCCCGGCTGAGACCCCGCGAGGACGAGGAGCAGTCGTCCGGGCCCTGGTCCGCTCTGCCCGTCGTGTCGTGCACCCCGCACTCCTTGGGCGCCTGGGCGAACACGCTCATGCGCGCCGACCCCGCCGGCTGCGGCGCCGTCCTCGTCCCCGCCACCGGCCGCCTCCCCCGGGGGCGGACCGGCCCGGCTCCGGCCCGGCCGTCCGATCCCGCCCTGCTGGCGGAGGCGTTCGTCCGTACGGCACCGGCGCCCGCCGTACGCCTGGTCGTCCTCTGCTCCGTGGTGCGGCAACTGCCCCTTCCCCTGTTGCACGTACTGCGCGACCAGGCGGTGCCCGAGGCCGCGTACGCCGATCTCGCCGAGGTCCTGACCAGCGGCCTGTTCGCGGTACGACGCGTCCCGGACGGTGATCCGGTGCTGGCCCTGCACACGCCCGCCCGGACGTATCTGCGGACGCATCTGACGACCCACGACGCATGGCAGGCCCGGGCCGCCTTCGGCCGGCATGCCGCAGCGCAGCCGTATGCCCCGCAGGGCATCGCGGCCGTCCTGCACGACGTGTGGTCGACGACCGAACTCCCGGTGGAGGAATCGCCGTTGGCGGACTCCGTCGCGGTTCCCGCACGCCCGGCCGGGGGCGGGAGGGCGGCAGCGCGCCCGGTCACCGACGAGGACCGTGCGACTGTTCCGGCAGGTCCGGCGGACGACTGGTCGGCCGTCGTGCAGAACGTCCGGGAGAACGTACGGGCTGTGCTGGGCCCTGCGGCCGACGGCACGCTCCAGGACGCCGAAACCGTGCTGCGGGAGCTTCTCGACCACGCGCGCGCGTATCTGCCGGTTCCCCTGGGACTCCGGCCGCGACAGGAAACGGTCTTTGACCACCTCCGTGAGCTGCACGGCGGCCCTCTCACGCCCGCCGATGTATTCGGAACCCTCGCCCTGGAGTACAACCCCACCGGGCGCATCAACATGGAAATCCTCCCGGCGGACGACGTGACCGGGAGGGACATGCGGTGGCACTCCCCCGGCGGGCCTCTGTACGTCACGGCCGCCCTGGCCGCGGCGCCGTCGGATGCGCGCGCCGTGGAAGTGGCGCTGGCGGACAGGCCCGCGGTCCCCTCTGCCGTCGAGTTCGTGGTGGTGCTCGACGAGTCGGACAAGCCCGACGGTCTCGCGCCTCTGGACAGGTGCGTCACGGTGGTCGAGCGGGAGGGTCCTCAGCCGGGTGTGGTCATCGTGATCCGTCTCCAGACCCTGTACGGAGCCGCTCCGCCCGACAGCCCGGCCGAGCTCGCCGACGCCCTGCGGGCACTGCACAGGCGGGCCGGCAGTCCGACACACTCGGAGCTGATCGGGCAGGCCGCCCGGGAATCGCCTCCCGTGATCCTTCGGTCCACCACCCTGTACGAGTGGTTCACCGGGCAGAGCGTTCCGAAGGACACAGAGGCGTTCGACTGGCTGACTCGCCATCTCGTCGGACGGGCGGATCCGGAGGTCGACGCCGGCCGCTCACTGTTCCGGCTCGCCGCGCTGCGGCATCACGCCGCCGCGGCGGAGAAGCGGCGAGGCAGCGGGGCGTCGGGCGGACGCTCACGGCTCGGCCGCCCGGTCGCCGAACTCGTCGCGGGCGCCGAGCGACTGAGCCTCGCCCCGTTCCACGTCCGCGACACCGATCTGCGGTTCCGGGACGTCGTGCGGGACTGCGCCGCCGGGGCGAGCATGATGGCGCTCCTCGTGGGACCGCCCGGCTCCGGCAAGAGCCGGTCGAGCGTGGAGGCCGCGCGCCTGCTGCCGGGCGACTGGTGGCTGTGGGAACCGGACTCCGTCGCCGAGTTGGAAGCGGCCTTGGACAGCCCGTCCACGATCCGCCCGCGCACGGTGGTCTGGCTGGACAATGCGGACCGCTACCTCCTGGACCGGTCGGACGGCGGCCGGGGCGAGCGCGTCGCGGCCGGACTGAGAACACTTCTGCACGCGGCCGACCGCGGACCCGTCCTCGTGCTGGGATCGCTGAGGACCGAGGAATGGACCGATCTGACGACCGTCCCCCTGGCCGCCGCCGACGATGCCCACGCCCAGGCGCGCACCCTGTGCGAGGAGAACCTGATCCTCGAAGTGCAGGCGCCGCAGGCCAGTGACGTGATCGAGAGGTATCTGTCCGGGACGGGTGCCGTTCGCGCCGTCGTGGACGCCGCGCTCGATGCCGGCCGCTGCGGACACGGCCCGCTGATGTCCGGCACGTTCCTCTCCGAGGCGGCCAGGGACTACCTCGGCACCGGATCGGTCCTGTCCATTCCGGGGGATGTCCCGGTCGCCGCCCTGGCGGGCCTGGGCCTGTCCCTCGTGTCACCGGGGTCCGGCTCCCAGCTGTACTTCCGGCTCTCGGAGGACATCGTGCGGTTCGGACGTGAGCGCCGCAGCCGTCTCGCCCCACCCGAAAGCCTGTGGAACGCCCTGGCCGGCCACGCGTCCGCGCCGGACCTGGAGGCCATCGCCCGGGCCGCGCACGAACGCGGCGACTTGGAGCATGCCGAGCGCTTCCGCGCTCTCGCCGATTCCGCGCAGGCGGGCCACGGAGGGCCCACCGGCCAGGAGAGGTCGGCTCCCGCTCTGCGCAAGCTGCTCCAGCGCACCGACCTGTCACCGGTGGAGGCGCGGGCCGCCGCCGACGAGGCCCTGGCCTGGCTGCGCGCCGACAGCGGTACCGAGAGCGCCCAGTACGTTCTCAACGGTCTGCTGCCGCGCACCGGCCTGTCCGGGGAGCAGACGGCAGAGGCCGTGCACCACGCGCTGAACTGGCTCTCCGTGTATGGAGAAATCCAGGACGCTACGTTCGTCGTGGCTCCCCTTCTCCCGCTTGCCGCCTTGGACGAGCGCGAGGCGCGCCGGGTCGTGGAGCGCGCCGTACGGTGGCTCGACATCCACGGTGAGGACACGTCGGCACAGTTCGTGCTTCGCCCCCTCCTCCAGCGCCCCGAACTGTCGGATGGCCAGGTCCACAGCGTGGCGGACCACGCGTTGAACTGGCTGGACCTGCACGGCGGCGACCACGCGAACCAGTTCGTGCTGAGTGCCGCGCTGCGCAGGAACGACCTGCCGCCGGAGCTGACGCCCCGGTTCGTCGCCCTGGGCCTCGCATGGCTCCGGTCGGTCGGCACGGACGCGTCGGCCAAGTTCGTCCTGCGCCCCTTGCTGCAACGCCCCGACCTCAGCCCCGAGGAGGTGCGGGCGGCCGTGGAGCGGACGATGCGGTGGCTGCGGCGCCACGGCACCACGAGCGACGCCCAGTTCGTCCTCAATGCCCTGCTGTACAGGCAGGACCTCACCCGGGAAGAGACAGGAGAGGCCGGAAAGGTGGCGCTCGACTGGTTGCTGGCCCACGGCCGCGACAGCTCCGCCCGCTATGTACTCCGCCCCCTGCTGGAACGCACCGACCTGAGCCGGGAACTGCCGCCGTGGGCCGTGGAGGTCGCGGCGGAGTGGAGCCGCGCCCGTTTCGACCGTGGGGAATCGGACGGAGGTGTCCAGCAGCTGCTGAGTCAGCGCGCCGGCGATCCGGGCCCCGTGCGGAGCTGTGTCGTTCTCGCCGCCGAGATCGCGGGCTACTCCGACGCCGAGGCGGCCGTCCAGGCCGACCGCCAGCACGCCCTGCACGGCGTCCTCGTCACCGTGCTGACCGGCGTGTCCGACGTGCACTGCGAAAGCCGCCGCGCAGGGGACGGCGAGATGCTCCTCTTCTTCCCCCACGAGACCCGTCGCGCCGGGCTCGTCCGGGATCTGCTCCGGACCATGGAAAGCGCTCTGCACGAACACGCCGTGACCGGAGGGCTGAGGCTGCGTGTCGCCCTGCACGCTGCCGAGGTCGGCAGCGACGAGCAGGGCTGGCGCGGCCGGGCGCTCGCGACAGCTGCCCGCCTGGTGGACTCCCCGGCGCTGCGTGCCGCTCTCGACGCGGGGGGCCGCTCGCCGGTGGCCGCGGTGATGTCGGCGGAGCTGTTCGGTGTCGCCTTCCCCGACGGCGGGCCCCTGGCCAGTACGTTTCGCCCGGTCTACGTCACGACGAAGGAGGACGTCGTACAAGCCTGGATCTCGGTCGCCGGATTCCAGGAACCGCCCGGCATCGAGCCGTGGACCGGGCGGGCTCAGACGTAG
- a CDS encoding AAA family ATPase, whose product MSWKPYYRGDGEQRDTPLADPPPWRTFPRTPQHRQYQPPPGLTDAVNTALHLRRPLLVSGPAGSGKSTVIEQVAHELDLGPVLRWHITSRSSLTEALYRYDALGRIHAQSLRAAMPQGRAGRAGHARSRDDISPFLQLGPLGTALLPGDRPRALLIDEIDKSDLDLPSDLLEVLERGEFEIPELVRYRRPRVRVRQWHSDEEHSVERGRVRCTQFPFILLTSNNERDFSPAFLRRCIRFTMRPLDDDLLEGIVRAHFAELPSGSEEVITLFADRVRSGEHLAIDQLLNAVALLTGSHAPGPDQYKELRKLVLRELSRV is encoded by the coding sequence GTGAGCTGGAAGCCCTATTACCGTGGTGACGGCGAGCAGCGGGACACTCCGCTGGCCGATCCGCCCCCGTGGCGCACGTTCCCCCGTACGCCGCAGCACCGGCAGTATCAGCCACCGCCCGGTCTGACCGACGCGGTCAACACCGCCCTGCACCTGCGCCGGCCGCTCCTCGTCAGCGGGCCTGCGGGATCGGGCAAGTCCACCGTGATCGAGCAGGTGGCTCACGAGCTGGACCTCGGCCCCGTGCTGCGCTGGCACATCACGTCCCGCAGCTCGCTGACCGAAGCCCTGTACCGTTACGACGCGTTGGGGCGCATCCACGCCCAGAGCCTGCGCGCGGCGATGCCGCAGGGCCGCGCGGGCCGGGCGGGGCACGCCCGTAGCAGGGACGACATCTCCCCCTTCCTCCAACTGGGCCCGCTGGGCACCGCTCTGCTGCCCGGGGACCGGCCGCGCGCGCTGCTCATCGACGAGATCGACAAGAGCGACCTGGATCTCCCCAGCGACCTGCTGGAAGTGCTGGAGCGCGGAGAGTTCGAGATCCCCGAACTCGTGCGGTACCGCCGCCCCCGGGTCCGGGTCCGGCAGTGGCACAGCGACGAGGAGCACTCCGTCGAGCGTGGTCGGGTGCGGTGCACACAGTTCCCGTTCATCCTTCTGACCAGCAACAACGAGCGGGACTTCTCACCGGCCTTTCTGCGGCGGTGCATCCGCTTCACCATGCGTCCGCTGGACGACGACCTGCTCGAAGGCATCGTCAGGGCTCACTTCGCCGAGTTGCCGAGCGGTTCCGAAGAGGTCATCACCCTGTTCGCCGATCGTGTCAGGTCCGGCGAGCACCTGGCCATCGACCAGTTGCTCAACGCCGTGGCCCTGCTCACCGGCAGCCACGCGCCCGGGCCGGACCAGTACAAGGAGCTGCGCAAGCTGGTCCTGCGTGAACTCTCCCGTGTCTGA
- a CDS encoding Lrp/AsnC family transcriptional regulator, producing the protein MRAPAAAPLPAPAAPDPADLAMLNVLRRDGRASLAQLQAAGGLHETAAKRRLERLRASGVLNLAVGYDHEPLGQGIEALCWLTVPPHALERTGRGVADHPEVRFAAAVTGRTNLVVSVLCRTTDDLYGFLTGRIGAPGDVSTAETVLTLRRVKSLTNEQPSLHPSAD; encoded by the coding sequence CTGCGCGCCCCGGCCGCCGCGCCGCTCCCGGCACCCGCCGCTCCGGACCCCGCCGATCTGGCCATGCTGAACGTACTGCGGCGCGACGGCAGGGCATCGCTCGCCCAGCTGCAGGCCGCCGGCGGCCTGCACGAGACCGCGGCCAAACGCCGCCTGGAACGTCTGCGCGCCTCCGGTGTGCTGAATCTGGCCGTCGGATACGACCACGAGCCGCTCGGGCAAGGCATCGAGGCCCTGTGCTGGCTGACCGTCCCTCCTCATGCGCTGGAGCGCACCGGCCGGGGCGTCGCGGACCACCCCGAGGTGCGGTTCGCCGCAGCCGTGACCGGGCGGACCAACCTCGTCGTGTCCGTGCTCTGCCGTACGACCGACGACCTCTACGGCTTCCTCACCGGGAGGATCGGCGCGCCGGGCGACGTGTCCACGGCAGAGACCGTGCTCACCCTGCGCCGGGTGAAGTCGCTCACGAACGAGCAACCGTCCCTGCACCCGTCAGCTGACTGA
- a CDS encoding CocE/NonD family hydrolase C-terminal non-catalytic domain-containing protein, which translates to MDEPSVTVHIEGSRETVTGAQWPPKDVTYASLYLRPLRKRSFEPELMGSEHAAPDGFYEVPLTVTDKVEILNRSTEPFTEPTEMIGQGAAHIFAEIDQPDTNFILRMWDESPSGRRQLITTAYLKASHRELDEERTTEGDPHHPHTRAVPVEPGKIEEYVLRVYPFAATFLPEHKLVVELSNDEPPADEHNALLPSDAFHLPVGRPVTHKIYRDAAHPSRPVLPFTNGPAPSRR; encoded by the coding sequence ATGGACGAGCCTTCCGTCACCGTCCACATCGAGGGCTCGCGCGAGACCGTCACCGGCGCGCAGTGGCCGCCGAAGGACGTGACGTACGCGTCGCTCTATCTGCGTCCGCTCCGCAAGCGCTCCTTCGAACCGGAGCTCATGGGCTCCGAGCACGCCGCACCCGACGGCTTCTACGAGGTGCCGCTGACGGTGACGGACAAGGTGGAGATCCTCAACCGGAGCACCGAACCCTTCACCGAGCCCACCGAGATGATCGGCCAGGGCGCGGCGCATATCTTCGCGGAGATCGACCAGCCGGACACCAACTTTATCCTGCGCATGTGGGACGAGTCCCCGTCCGGCAGGCGTCAGCTCATCACGACCGCCTACCTCAAGGCCTCGCACCGCGAGCTGGACGAGGAGCGCACCACGGAGGGCGACCCCCACCACCCGCACACCCGCGCGGTGCCGGTCGAGCCGGGGAAGATTGAGGAGTACGTCCTGCGCGTCTATCCGTTCGCGGCGACGTTCCTGCCCGAGCACAAACTGGTCGTGGAGCTGTCCAACGACGAGCCGCCGGCCGACGAGCACAACGCCCTGCTGCCGTCGGACGCCTTCCACCTGCCGGTGGGACGCCCTGTCACGCACAAGATCTACCGTGACGCCGCGCACCCGTCGCGGCCGGTGCTTCCCTTCACGAATGGCCCCGCGCCCTCCCGACGGTGA
- a CDS encoding formylglycine-generating enzyme family protein, which yields MSACCGPARENAAPPTTVTAAPPADFAVPERHPAELLRGMVAVPGGPFLMGGEDEDAFPADGEGPVREVTLAPFHIDAACVTNARFAVFVKATGYRTEAELIGWSYVFGSFVPPEARHAVLPGTVPGTPWWRAVAGAHWRAPEGPGTSVGDRRDHPVVHMSWNDATAYARWAGKRLPTEAEWEKAARGGLVRARFPWGDELTPNGRHRCNIWQGDFPVRNTREDGFTGTAPAKAYAPNGFGLHNTSGNVWEWCADRFSADWHAEARPETRSDPAGPPHGESRVLRGGSYLCHRSYCNRYRVAARTSNTPDSTTGHGGFRCAVTVGRARGHS from the coding sequence GTGAGCGCCTGCTGCGGACCCGCCCGCGAAAACGCCGCGCCCCCCACGACCGTCACGGCCGCTCCCCCGGCGGACTTCGCCGTCCCGGAGCGCCACCCCGCCGAGCTGCTGCGCGGCATGGTGGCGGTGCCCGGCGGTCCTTTCCTGATGGGCGGCGAGGACGAGGACGCCTTCCCGGCCGACGGTGAGGGGCCCGTACGGGAGGTGACGCTCGCCCCGTTCCACATCGACGCGGCCTGTGTCACCAACGCCCGGTTCGCCGTCTTCGTCAAGGCCACCGGCTATCGCACCGAGGCCGAACTCATCGGCTGGTCCTATGTGTTCGGCTCCTTCGTACCGCCCGAGGCCCGCCACGCCGTACTGCCGGGCACCGTGCCCGGCACCCCCTGGTGGCGTGCGGTGGCCGGCGCGCACTGGCGTGCCCCCGAGGGGCCGGGCACCTCGGTCGGAGACCGCCGCGACCATCCGGTGGTCCACATGTCGTGGAACGACGCGACGGCCTACGCCCGCTGGGCGGGCAAGCGGCTGCCGACCGAGGCGGAGTGGGAGAAGGCGGCCCGCGGCGGACTCGTCCGGGCGCGCTTCCCCTGGGGCGACGAACTGACGCCGAACGGCCGGCACCGCTGCAACATCTGGCAGGGCGACTTCCCCGTACGCAACACGCGCGAGGACGGCTTCACGGGCACCGCACCCGCCAAGGCGTACGCCCCCAACGGCTTCGGCCTCCACAACACCTCGGGCAACGTGTGGGAGTGGTGCGCCGACCGGTTCAGCGCCGACTGGCACGCCGAAGCCCGGCCGGAGACCCGCTCGGACCCGGCCGGGCCGCCGCACGGCGAGAGCCGTGTGCTGCGCGGCGGCTCGTACCTGTGCCACCGCTCGTACTGCAACCGCTACCGGGTCGCCGCGCGGACCTCCAACACGCCCGACAGCACGACCGGGCACGGGGGCTTCCGCTGCGCGGTCACCGTCGGGAGGGCGCGGGGCCATTCGTGA
- a CDS encoding ROK family transcriptional regulator — MTERTDALQRLRRANEAAVLGELRRSGALSRGELKARVGLSRTTLFAIVSDLLERKAVVEQPAPDSEQPRGRGRPALEISLNSRGAELIGIDLQRHHIHVVVANCAHEIVGRHSAPVPADSGAAERASQAIRAVEDLVRRENISLAPVAGIGLGLPGFVQNPASGDPHTMTPFAGHVAEELGRHFDAPVLTDNNSRLAALAEVTWGAARGIDNAVYLRWSEGVGGGLVVNGALVHGAHGTAGEIGHTSCDPDGKPCHCGGRGCLEGLISIPALLAACADRGVTASDAAELVALAAEGSPETAEVIRDAAVIAGRVLAALAAQVDPECIVVYGEPAALDALVLAPIREQLAALSLPSAPRTIEVRGSTLGGDAAALGGVALLLRTTGQDLAELLDPGVSR, encoded by the coding sequence ATGACGGAACGCACCGATGCCCTCCAGCGCCTGCGCAGGGCCAACGAAGCCGCCGTACTCGGTGAACTGCGCAGGTCGGGCGCGCTGAGCCGCGGCGAGCTGAAGGCGCGGGTCGGTCTCTCCCGCACCACGCTGTTCGCGATCGTGTCCGATCTGCTGGAACGCAAGGCCGTCGTCGAGCAGCCGGCCCCCGACTCCGAGCAGCCGCGCGGGCGCGGCAGGCCGGCCCTGGAGATCTCGCTCAACTCCCGCGGCGCCGAACTGATCGGCATCGACCTCCAGCGCCACCACATCCATGTGGTGGTGGCCAACTGCGCCCACGAGATCGTCGGCCGCCACAGCGCCCCCGTCCCGGCGGACAGCGGCGCGGCCGAACGGGCCTCACAGGCGATCCGCGCCGTCGAGGACCTGGTGCGGCGCGAGAACATCAGCCTCGCCCCCGTCGCGGGCATCGGTCTCGGCCTTCCCGGCTTCGTGCAGAACCCGGCCTCCGGCGACCCGCACACCATGACGCCGTTCGCGGGCCACGTCGCCGAGGAGCTGGGCCGGCACTTCGACGCCCCGGTGCTCACGGACAACAACTCCCGGCTCGCGGCCCTCGCCGAGGTGACCTGGGGAGCGGCACGCGGAATCGACAACGCGGTCTATCTGCGCTGGTCCGAAGGGGTCGGCGGCGGACTCGTCGTCAACGGCGCACTGGTGCACGGCGCCCACGGCACCGCCGGGGAGATCGGCCACACCAGCTGCGACCCCGACGGAAAGCCCTGCCACTGCGGGGGCCGGGGCTGTCTGGAGGGGCTCATCTCCATCCCGGCCCTGCTCGCCGCCTGCGCCGATCGCGGGGTGACGGCCTCGGACGCCGCGGAACTCGTCGCGCTCGCGGCCGAGGGCAGTCCGGAGACGGCGGAGGTGATCCGCGACGCAGCCGTCATCGCGGGCCGGGTGCTCGCCGCACTGGCCGCACAGGTCGACCCCGAGTGCATCGTCGTCTACGGAGAACCGGCGGCCCTCGACGCGCTCGTCCTCGCACCGATCCGCGAACAACTGGCCGCGCTCTCCCTGCCGTCGGCCCCCCGCACGATCGAGGTGCGCGGCTCGACGCTGGGCGGCGACGCCGCCGCGCTCGGCGGGGTCGCCCTGCTGCTGCGCACCACCGGACAGGACCTGGCGGAGCTGCTGGACCCGGGGGTCTCACGGTGA
- a CDS encoding sulfatase-like hydrolase/transferase codes for MAPRNVLFLMTDQHRVDTLGCYGNPLVDTPALDALAAEGTRFDRFYTPTAICTPARASLATGLHPFRHGMLNNPERNGGSKDELSDDDPMLWSQLTDRGYSVGHVGKWHIGRERGPEFYGLDGEHLPGALNPVHHPSYEKWLEENGFPPFSVSEPVFGTAANDTGRGHLIAGRLQQPAEATIEAFLTDRTLGLLDRYAAEWKANGTPFMLSCHWYGPHLPYLIPDSYYDLYDPDDVPLPASMAETFAGKPEVQRQYSAYWSSDDFDAAAWRKLIAVYWGYVTMIDHQAGRLIEALKGHGLWDDTAVFFTADHGEFTGAHRLNDKGPAMYEDIYNIPGIARIPGAPAQVSDDFASLIDLNPTILEMAGAPVPELCDGTSLLPLLHGADSGSTRDEIVAEFHGHHFPYSQRMLRDRRHKLVHNPESVHELYDLETDPHELHNVYDAPAYAEVRRDLTVRLYRELLRRGDPAYTWMSYMADIGGDRAADVDGVAEEVA; via the coding sequence GTGGCTCCGCGCAACGTCCTGTTCCTGATGACCGACCAGCACCGGGTCGACACCCTGGGCTGTTACGGCAACCCGCTCGTCGACACCCCCGCCCTGGACGCCCTGGCGGCCGAGGGGACCCGCTTCGACCGCTTCTACACCCCGACCGCGATCTGCACCCCGGCCCGCGCCTCGCTCGCCACCGGACTCCACCCCTTCCGCCACGGCATGCTGAACAACCCCGAGCGCAACGGCGGGAGCAAGGACGAACTCTCCGACGACGACCCCATGCTCTGGAGCCAGTTGACGGACCGGGGCTACTCGGTCGGCCATGTCGGCAAGTGGCACATCGGCCGCGAACGCGGACCCGAGTTCTACGGCCTGGACGGCGAGCACCTGCCCGGCGCCCTCAACCCCGTCCACCACCCCTCGTACGAGAAGTGGCTGGAGGAGAACGGCTTCCCGCCCTTCTCGGTGAGCGAACCCGTCTTCGGAACCGCGGCCAACGACACCGGCCGCGGCCACCTCATCGCCGGACGGCTCCAGCAGCCCGCCGAAGCCACCATCGAGGCCTTCCTCACCGACCGCACACTCGGCCTTCTCGACCGCTACGCCGCCGAGTGGAAGGCGAACGGCACCCCGTTCATGCTCTCCTGCCACTGGTACGGCCCCCACCTGCCCTACCTGATCCCCGACAGCTACTACGACCTGTACGACCCCGACGACGTACCCCTGCCCGCCTCGATGGCCGAGACCTTCGCCGGGAAGCCCGAGGTGCAGCGCCAGTACAGCGCCTACTGGTCCTCGGACGACTTCGACGCCGCCGCCTGGCGCAAGCTCATCGCCGTCTACTGGGGCTACGTCACGATGATCGACCACCAGGCCGGCCGGCTGATCGAAGCGCTCAAGGGCCACGGGCTGTGGGACGACACGGCGGTCTTCTTCACCGCCGACCACGGCGAGTTCACCGGCGCCCACCGGCTGAACGACAAGGGCCCGGCCATGTACGAGGACATCTACAACATCCCCGGCATCGCCCGCATCCCCGGCGCCCCCGCCCAGGTCAGCGACGACTTCGCCTCACTCATCGACCTCAATCCGACCATCCTCGAAATGGCCGGGGCGCCCGTGCCCGAGCTGTGCGACGGCACCAGTCTGCTGCCCCTGCTGCACGGGGCCGACTCCGGGAGCACCCGCGACGAGATCGTCGCCGAGTTCCACGGCCACCACTTCCCGTACTCCCAGCGCATGCTCCGCGACCGGCGCCACAAGCTGGTGCACAACCCGGAGAGCGTCCACGAGCTGTACGACCTGGAGACCGACCCGCACGAACTGCACAACGTGTACGACGCGCCCGCCTACGCCGAGGTCCGGCGCGACCTCACCGTCCGGCTCTACCGCGAACTGCTGCGCCGCGGTGACCCGGCCTACACGTGGATGAGCTACATGGCCGACATCGGCGGCGACCGGGCCGCGGACGTCGACGGCGTCGCGGAGGAAGTGGCATGA